In a single window of the Renibacterium salmoninarum ATCC 33209 genome:
- a CDS encoding YbdD/YjiX family protein, with translation MSCLKTAWSSLRWYVKGLMGEDAYEKYCAHQEAVHPGGEMMTVREFWRDKTDRQDANPQGRCC, from the coding sequence ATGAGCTGTTTGAAAACGGCCTGGTCTTCTCTGCGCTGGTATGTCAAAGGGCTAATGGGCGAGGACGCTTACGAGAAATACTGCGCCCACCAAGAAGCGGTGCACCCGGGCGGCGAAATGATGACCGTACGCGAGTTTTGGCGGGATAAAACTGACCGTCAGGATGCTAACCCACAAGGCCGCTGCTGCTGA
- a CDS encoding SDR family NAD(P)-dependent oxidoreductase codes for MRFSNKVVVVTGGAHGIGQATVRRFIDEGAQVAILDFDPAAANALAAEFGDRALALNCNVLDPASVDGAIDAVVKQFGKIDVLASVAGGELPNDDPMDEAYWDGIVGLNLRGPVRIIRACTPHLIASRGAIVLISSVNALVAFGGMAYSSAKAGLVILAKNLAVTLGVDGVRVNVVAPGTVRTRVWDNQEGGADRLAPLCPIGRVGEPEDIASAVAFLASADASWITGVTLPVDGGQTVGPLAVIQHLQ; via the coding sequence ATGCGATTCTCAAACAAAGTAGTTGTGGTCACCGGCGGGGCACACGGAATTGGCCAGGCGACGGTCCGCCGTTTCATTGATGAAGGTGCTCAAGTAGCGATTCTGGATTTCGATCCAGCGGCCGCAAATGCATTGGCTGCAGAGTTTGGCGATCGGGCCCTAGCGCTGAACTGCAATGTGCTTGATCCAGCGTCGGTTGACGGCGCTATCGATGCGGTGGTCAAGCAATTCGGCAAGATTGATGTGCTGGCATCGGTTGCTGGCGGTGAGCTGCCAAATGATGATCCGATGGACGAAGCGTACTGGGACGGCATCGTGGGCCTGAATTTACGTGGCCCTGTGCGAATCATCCGCGCGTGCACCCCGCATTTGATAGCCAGCCGCGGAGCTATTGTGCTCATCAGCTCGGTAAATGCACTGGTAGCGTTTGGCGGCATGGCTTATTCAAGCGCAAAGGCAGGCCTGGTGATCCTAGCCAAAAATCTCGCCGTGACCTTGGGTGTCGACGGCGTCCGAGTCAACGTCGTGGCGCCGGGAACTGTCCGCACCCGAGTCTGGGACAACCAAGAAGGCGGTGCGGATCGTCTCGCCCCGCTGTGCCCTATTGGCCGGGTTGGCGAACCCGAAGATATTGCCTCGGCGGTCGCTTTCCTAGCTTCTGCGGATGCGTCCTGGATTACCGGAGTAACTTTGCCCGTCGACGGCGGGCAGACCGTCGGCCCGCTCGCGGTAATTCAGCACCTGCAGTAG
- a CDS encoding ABC transporter permease has product MSIAPTQDARKVSQISRALSIASAEAKITFRNKTVLSGALFIPLVFGAFYVITGPGPDSPVMQVLLMLTLIGVMGVYLTATTTIATRREELFLKRLRSGEASNGAIYAGMLIPSVVLVLVQLAVILAAFFIRGAELPSQPALLLVAVVLVLAICAACGLFNCGLHPLCGSGPNHGHAVLYYLSGHRHLDPGVPQPGFAYRSAINARWRTINFGQPSLGQCTCLERLATVSCGPSGVDRVICLLRDEKLPLGKAIGNPLADS; this is encoded by the coding sequence ATGAGCATCGCCCCAACTCAGGACGCTCGAAAGGTCAGCCAAATATCTCGAGCGCTTTCCATTGCGTCAGCAGAAGCAAAAATCACCTTTCGCAACAAGACCGTACTCAGTGGCGCACTCTTCATTCCGTTAGTCTTTGGCGCCTTTTACGTCATCACTGGTCCGGGACCGGACAGCCCTGTGATGCAGGTACTGCTTATGCTCACCCTTATTGGCGTGATGGGGGTTTATTTGACCGCTACAACCACGATTGCAACTCGTCGCGAGGAACTTTTCTTGAAACGGCTGCGCAGTGGCGAGGCCTCGAACGGCGCGATCTATGCCGGCATGCTGATCCCCAGTGTGGTGCTAGTGCTCGTCCAGCTCGCGGTTATTCTTGCGGCATTCTTCATTCGCGGTGCGGAGCTGCCCAGCCAACCGGCTTTGCTGCTGGTCGCCGTCGTACTGGTGTTGGCCATCTGCGCTGCCTGTGGATTGTTTAACTGCGGTTTACACCCCCTCTGCGGCAGCGGCCCAAATCACGGTCATGCCGTTCTTTATTATCTTTCTGGGCACCGCCATCTGGACCCTGGCGTTCCCCAACCCGGATTTGCATACCGTTCAGCTATTAACGCCCGGTGGCGCACTATCAACTTTGGTCAGCCAAGCTTGGGTCAGTGCACCTGCTTGGAACGATTGGCTACCGTCAGTTGTGGTCCTTCTGGTGTGGACCGGGTTATTTGCCTACTACGGGATGAAAAACTTCCGCTGGGAAAAGCGATAGGGAACCCGTTGGCAGATTCGTGA
- a CDS encoding AAA family ATPase, which yields MATANQPEVLFLDEPTTGLDPESRQRTWDVVSALHRNGTTVFLTTHYLEEVTQYAERLAIMHDGEIALTGSVAAVLAVEPASISFSVGSDASLLGLPNQAVITPESSGQRVEIRTSGLQSELLSVLSWASANGIVLQRLKASEASLDEVFRRISSGNGPNKSTHNSI from the coding sequence TTGGCGACGGCGAACCAGCCCGAAGTGCTCTTCCTCGATGAACCAACCACCGGCCTTGATCCAGAATCCCGGCAACGCACCTGGGACGTAGTCAGTGCTTTGCACCGCAATGGAACCACGGTATTTCTGACTACGCACTATCTCGAAGAGGTCACCCAGTACGCTGAGCGGCTAGCGATAATGCATGACGGCGAAATCGCTTTGACCGGTTCGGTAGCGGCAGTACTGGCGGTAGAACCGGCATCGATCAGCTTCTCCGTAGGTTCGGACGCCTCGCTCCTTGGCTTGCCCAATCAGGCTGTTATCACGCCAGAATCATCCGGCCAGCGGGTGGAAATACGCACGTCAGGCCTGCAATCCGAGCTCCTCAGCGTGCTGTCTTGGGCCAGCGCCAATGGCATCGTTTTACAACGGCTGAAAGCCTCTGAAGCTTCATTAGATGAGGTCTTTCGCCGGATTTCCAGTGGCAATGGCCCCAACAAATCAACCCACAATTCGATTTAG
- a CDS encoding sensor histidine kinase: MSSPLPSQGIEVASERGVLITWWYTVASIVVVLVISYGTVPAAILAQGDDFNALNISYLVVSGLVLAASLRYCWLLKPGLGSGLPAVRYTVMLLVPAAFAGPTDPFLLLPAWWAGCFVAALLPRRRFLALIAVAIFLVLVFLASAALAGIDLTQRAYLNFQGFLFYFWMMGVMVPAVLLGGLWWWRIVVQLNHNRKAFGELSVAKERLRYAADLHDIQGHHLQVIALKTELAERVMDRDPETAKQQIHEAQILARTALEDTRALVRGYRQVAFTTELKNAAEVFEAAAISASVQDHGVELNSDQGSLFGSVMREATTNILRHANAAQVGIELRADSESLWLSISNDGVEPTTSQPTRVRTAGTGLAALAERLESAGGALEFSQDGATFVVNARIPEAL; this comes from the coding sequence ATGAGCTCACCATTGCCCAGTCAGGGGATCGAGGTCGCCAGCGAACGCGGCGTCTTAATAACTTGGTGGTACACCGTGGCCTCAATTGTTGTGGTGCTAGTCATAAGCTACGGAACAGTACCGGCTGCGATTCTTGCTCAGGGCGATGACTTCAATGCACTCAATATTAGTTACCTTGTGGTGTCAGGTTTAGTGCTGGCAGCGTCCTTGCGCTACTGCTGGCTGCTGAAACCAGGATTGGGTTCAGGGCTGCCCGCGGTGCGCTATACGGTGATGTTATTGGTTCCGGCGGCATTCGCTGGTCCCACCGATCCCTTCCTCCTTTTACCGGCATGGTGGGCTGGTTGCTTTGTGGCGGCATTACTGCCGCGCCGACGGTTCTTAGCGCTGATTGCCGTGGCGATCTTTCTTGTACTGGTATTTCTTGCCTCGGCAGCGTTGGCCGGAATTGATCTGACGCAGCGAGCGTATTTGAATTTTCAGGGCTTCCTCTTCTACTTCTGGATGATGGGCGTCATGGTCCCTGCGGTACTCCTCGGAGGCCTGTGGTGGTGGCGCATTGTCGTCCAGCTCAACCACAATAGGAAAGCGTTTGGCGAGCTTTCCGTAGCGAAGGAACGCCTTCGCTACGCGGCAGACTTACACGATATTCAGGGGCATCATTTGCAGGTCATCGCCTTGAAAACCGAACTTGCTGAGCGAGTGATGGATCGCGATCCGGAAACGGCCAAACAACAGATTCATGAGGCTCAAATTTTGGCTCGAACCGCGTTGGAGGATACGCGTGCTTTGGTTCGTGGCTACCGCCAAGTCGCCTTCACAACTGAGCTGAAGAACGCGGCTGAAGTTTTTGAGGCCGCCGCTATTTCAGCTAGCGTGCAGGATCATGGCGTCGAGCTAAACAGCGATCAAGGCTCCTTGTTCGGCTCCGTTATGCGGGAGGCAACAACAAATATTTTGCGGCACGCGAATGCGGCTCAGGTGGGAATCGAACTTCGAGCTGACTCGGAGTCGCTCTGGTTGTCAATCAGCAACGACGGCGTTGAACCAACTACCAGTCAACCCACCCGCGTGAGGACTGCTGGCACTGGGCTGGCAGCGCTCGCCGAGCGCTTGGAGTCTGCCGGTGGCGCACTCGAATTTAGCCAAGACGGTGCAACCTTTGTGGTCAACGCGCGCATTCCGGAGGCATTGTGA
- a CDS encoding response regulator transcription factor, giving the protein MRLILADDEQLIRGALVALLGLEEDLDVVASADNGTDAVALAQEYLPDVCVLDLEMPPTDGIYAAEQILRTVNFRVIIVTRHARPGVLRRALASKVSVFVPKSTPAEKLASVIRDVAAGKRYVDPEIAATALNAESCPLTSRELDVLRLSRAGETVQSMAKTLHLAPGTVRNYVSSAMARLGVQTRFEAARIAWEQGWI; this is encoded by the coding sequence ATCCGCCTTATCCTCGCCGATGACGAACAGCTGATTCGCGGTGCTCTCGTCGCCCTGTTAGGGCTTGAGGAGGATCTGGACGTCGTTGCTTCTGCCGATAACGGTACCGACGCCGTCGCGCTTGCGCAGGAGTATCTTCCGGATGTGTGCGTATTGGATTTGGAAATGCCACCGACAGATGGGATTTATGCTGCCGAACAGATTCTGCGTACGGTCAATTTTCGGGTCATCATCGTCACAAGACATGCCCGGCCCGGGGTGCTGCGCCGGGCTTTGGCCAGCAAAGTCTCCGTGTTTGTACCCAAATCGACGCCGGCTGAGAAGCTGGCTTCGGTGATCCGAGACGTAGCTGCGGGCAAACGCTATGTGGATCCTGAAATCGCGGCCACTGCCCTCAATGCTGAAAGCTGCCCGCTAACTTCTCGGGAGCTTGATGTCCTTCGGCTGAGTCGGGCCGGTGAGACGGTGCAGTCGATGGCAAAAACCCTTCATTTGGCCCCGGGTACCGTGCGAAACTATGTTTCATCCGCGATGGCGCGACTTGGGGTGCAGACGCGCTTTGAAGCTGCTCGGATCGCTTGGGAGCAGGGCTGGATCTAG
- a CDS encoding PaaI family thioesterase produces MNAIEADSSRSKTVTWSDPLVGAELAKTMSGLAYMQAMIDGKIPPPPISGLMNMTAVSAETGLVTFACTPDESQYNPIGTVHGGLVCTLLDSVCGCAVQTTLPAGQSYTSLEIKINYLRPVLAHTGELIAVGRVTKPGSSAAFAEGEIRDQAGKLIATASSTLLVFPV; encoded by the coding sequence GTGAACGCAATAGAAGCCGATTCGTCGCGGAGTAAGACTGTCACCTGGTCGGACCCATTGGTCGGCGCAGAACTTGCCAAAACAATGAGTGGTTTGGCGTACATGCAAGCCATGATTGATGGAAAAATTCCGCCGCCGCCAATATCCGGCCTGATGAACATGACCGCGGTCTCGGCCGAAACTGGTTTAGTCACCTTCGCCTGCACGCCTGACGAATCACAGTACAACCCCATCGGCACCGTCCATGGCGGGCTGGTCTGCACCTTGCTCGACTCGGTGTGTGGCTGCGCCGTTCAAACCACTTTGCCGGCCGGTCAGAGCTACACGTCGCTGGAAATCAAGATCAATTATTTACGTCCGGTCTTGGCGCACACTGGTGAGTTGATCGCCGTCGGACGCGTTACCAAACCAGGCAGCAGCGCGGCTTTTGCTGAGGGCGAGATTCGAGACCAGGCCGGCAAGCTCATCGCCACGGCAAGCAGCACGCTTTTGGTGTTCCCGGTCTAG
- a CDS encoding helix-turn-helix domain-containing protein has product MQLKSANTLRALMGQEDISLGALALRARCSKGFISHLLAGRRSSCTPALGVRIANALNVPVRVLFDITQDVQVHQRIQPVIKSRSKP; this is encoded by the coding sequence ATGCAGCTCAAAAGCGCCAACACCCTGCGCGCGCTGATGGGTCAAGAGGATATTTCACTCGGAGCCCTCGCGTTGCGGGCTCGCTGCTCAAAAGGCTTCATATCGCATCTACTGGCGGGCCGGCGCTCGTCCTGCACTCCGGCTTTGGGCGTGCGCATTGCCAACGCGCTCAATGTTCCGGTGCGGGTGCTTTTTGATATTACGCAAGATGTCCAAGTGCATCAGCGGATCCAGCCAGTGATCAAGTCCCGAAGCAAGCCGTGA
- a CDS encoding bacterial proteasome activator family protein, which translates to MSEVQGENSTEAVSEGVLSAPESDEPENSTTTAARPRTAIQDLVDEPAKVMRIRTMVRELLEEVKSAPLDEAARSRLAEIHERSIKELEDGLSPDLVQELHRINLPFKEDVTPSDSELRISQAQLVGWIEGLFHGIQTALAAQQMANQQTAAQLQLRQLPPGTVIAPGVIIGENGEPQRAPVTQRPAGQPNDNVPSPGQYL; encoded by the coding sequence ATGAGCGAAGTCCAGGGAGAGAACTCAACGGAAGCGGTCAGCGAAGGGGTGCTTTCGGCGCCCGAATCGGACGAGCCTGAAAATTCGACGACGACGGCGGCCCGCCCGCGTACTGCGATCCAAGACTTAGTCGACGAGCCGGCCAAGGTAATGCGCATCAGGACAATGGTTCGAGAGCTCCTTGAAGAGGTAAAAAGCGCGCCGCTTGACGAAGCAGCGCGAAGTCGGCTTGCTGAGATCCACGAGCGTTCAATCAAAGAATTAGAAGATGGGCTTTCGCCGGACTTGGTTCAAGAGCTACATCGAATTAACTTGCCCTTCAAGGAAGATGTCACACCAAGTGATTCCGAACTTCGGATTTCCCAGGCCCAACTTGTGGGCTGGATCGAAGGGTTGTTTCACGGCATTCAGACTGCATTGGCCGCACAACAGATGGCTAATCAGCAAACTGCAGCGCAGCTTCAATTGCGGCAACTTCCACCCGGAACTGTCATCGCGCCAGGCGTGATCATCGGCGAAAATGGTGAGCCTCAGCGAGCTCCAGTAACGCAGCGCCCTGCCGGACAGCCTAACGACAACGTGCCCTCGCCAGGGCAGTACCTGTAG
- a CDS encoding alkaline phosphatase family protein — MKLNPQDHNASDEVNDKELAYGSAAYLKNQNPDASFVYFAQVDGAGHEHGADSAQYSQSILNVDAYVGQLLDAVAARPTRAQENWTIMITTDHGHKPSGGHSGNSVPERSTFVIAQGPGIKAGSTANNLKFVDPAVTALTIAGVKVDPAWGLDGIPLGSVIPDDFDALRSALKPSVDEEITGLGFMHTPPAGWSIDNSKIPKGGTTEWQGWAFTTQEFWSAAERGQGRENFMRGRDVIAVADSDEWDNKTHDSGPFDSTLITPQYNVVGTNEATISFQSYYQQDGSQKGEVLISFDGAAPVTLATLNKNSNGKLSFTAKVPANATTAQIRFRYTGSNNWYWGLDQVAFSAK; from the coding sequence GTGAAGCTGAATCCTCAGGATCACAACGCCAGCGACGAAGTTAATGACAAAGAACTGGCCTATGGGTCCGCCGCCTACCTAAAGAACCAGAATCCGGACGCGTCCTTCGTCTATTTCGCCCAGGTAGACGGGGCTGGCCATGAGCATGGCGCCGATAGCGCTCAGTACAGCCAGTCCATCTTGAACGTCGACGCCTATGTTGGTCAATTGCTTGATGCGGTCGCAGCTCGGCCCACCCGTGCACAAGAAAACTGGACCATCATGATTACTACCGACCACGGCCACAAACCGAGCGGCGGGCACAGTGGGAACTCAGTACCGGAGCGTTCTACGTTTGTGATCGCACAGGGACCGGGAATCAAAGCCGGATCTACTGCAAACAATCTCAAATTTGTTGATCCTGCTGTGACAGCGCTCACGATTGCTGGCGTAAAAGTCGATCCGGCTTGGGGTCTTGATGGGATTCCGCTTGGCTCGGTAATACCTGATGACTTCGATGCGCTCCGGTCCGCGTTGAAGCCTTCTGTGGATGAAGAGATTACCGGACTGGGATTCATGCACACTCCCCCGGCTGGTTGGTCAATCGACAATTCTAAGATACCCAAGGGCGGTACGACGGAATGGCAAGGTTGGGCCTTCACCACGCAGGAATTCTGGTCTGCAGCAGAACGCGGTCAAGGCCGGGAAAACTTTATGCGCGGTCGGGATGTCATTGCGGTCGCAGATTCCGACGAGTGGGATAACAAGACTCACGACTCCGGCCCCTTTGACTCCACGCTGATAACTCCGCAGTACAACGTTGTGGGGACGAATGAGGCAACGATCAGCTTCCAAAGCTACTACCAGCAAGACGGAAGCCAGAAAGGCGAGGTGCTGATCTCGTTCGACGGCGCAGCCCCGGTCACGCTTGCCACCTTGAATAAGAATTCAAACGGCAAGTTGAGCTTCACAGCCAAGGTGCCAGCCAACGCGACAACAGCGCAGATTCGCTTTCGCTATACCGGCAGCAACAATTGGTACTGGGGGCTGGACCAGGTAGCTTTTTCCGCTAAATAA
- a CDS encoding alkaline phosphatase family protein, whose amino-acid sequence MTEAASEQTTSASLNALTGPNGSRLNKSLLIGLDGTLLSKAISAKAPNISTLMANGVTGESLLYSQPTSSGVDRLGETSSGPGWSSILTGVWPDKHGVQDNSFSGKNYTQYPDYLTRMKQVDPTISTFAAADWTPILT is encoded by the coding sequence ATGACCGAAGCAGCAAGTGAGCAGACGACGTCGGCCTCTCTCAATGCGCTAACCGGGCCCAACGGTTCGCGACTGAACAAAAGCTTGCTCATCGGCCTGGACGGCACACTGCTCAGCAAAGCAATCTCGGCAAAGGCGCCAAATATCAGCACGCTAATGGCAAATGGCGTAACGGGGGAAAGCTTGCTCTACTCGCAGCCCACCTCCTCCGGCGTTGATAGGCTGGGTGAAACCTCCTCCGGCCCCGGTTGGTCGAGTATCTTGACCGGCGTTTGGCCTGATAAGCACGGCGTGCAGGACAACAGTTTTTCCGGTAAGAACTACACGCAGTACCCGGATTACCTCACTCGGATGAAACAGGTCGATCCGACGATCTCTACTTTTGCCGCTGCCGACTGGACGCCGATCCTCACTTGA
- the phnC gene encoding phosphonate ABC transporter ATP-binding protein: MANSPANIHDEAISVAQLSKSFGELQALHDVNLSIPAGQIVVLLGLSGSGKSTLLRHLNQLELPSNGEVRVLGERVDQLRGKSLRQLRSRVGVIFQQFELVPSLSVMENVLTGALARMAGPRLGLISYPKSLRAKALDHLERVGLGAKAFQRADTLSGGQQQRVAIARALMQDPEILLADEPVVSLDPESSQQVMNLIREIGMERKLTVVCSLHQVELALSWGDRIIGLRAGSVVLDTPTEGLGKEQVMEIYGQVATSTAEIRAVQEELAEAAEQLSAGAAAAASQRKIND, encoded by the coding sequence ATGGCGAATTCGCCAGCAAACATTCATGACGAGGCGATTTCCGTCGCCCAGCTGAGCAAATCCTTTGGTGAGCTCCAAGCTTTGCACGATGTAAATCTGTCTATACCGGCAGGTCAAATTGTTGTTTTGCTAGGACTCTCTGGCTCGGGTAAATCGACGCTGCTTCGGCATTTGAATCAACTTGAGTTGCCCAGCAACGGCGAGGTTCGAGTGCTTGGTGAACGCGTTGATCAACTGCGCGGCAAGTCGCTGCGCCAGCTGCGTTCAAGGGTTGGGGTGATTTTTCAGCAGTTTGAATTGGTGCCATCGCTGAGCGTGATGGAAAACGTGCTGACCGGTGCTTTGGCGCGAATGGCCGGACCGCGACTTGGACTGATCAGCTACCCCAAATCATTGCGAGCGAAAGCCCTTGATCATTTGGAACGCGTCGGCTTGGGTGCGAAGGCGTTCCAACGAGCTGACACCCTTTCTGGTGGACAGCAACAGCGTGTAGCGATTGCGCGCGCACTCATGCAGGATCCGGAGATCTTGCTTGCGGATGAGCCCGTGGTCTCGCTGGATCCGGAGTCCTCGCAACAGGTGATGAACCTCATCCGCGAAATTGGCATGGAGCGCAAGCTTACTGTGGTTTGCAGCCTGCACCAAGTCGAATTAGCGCTCTCTTGGGGAGACCGAATTATTGGCCTGCGCGCTGGCTCGGTAGTACTAGACACGCCAACCGAGGGGCTCGGCAAAGAGCAGGTGATGGAGATTTACGGCCAGGTGGCCACCTCTACCGCGGAAATCAGAGCAGTTCAAGAAGAGCTAGCCGAGGCGGCTGAGCAGCTATCTGCTGGTGCGGCAGCCGCGGCTTCGCAGCGAAAGATCAACGACTGA
- the phnE gene encoding phosphonate ABC transporter, permease protein PhnE has translation MATGLSAPPSNSKTVLPAGSERRLLPRPSARSLGVAAVLLALFLGVVAVSSLGLSGPRIVSSLDKIGKFLARSVPMDFSEPLVLAQLTLQTLSVVICGTLLATIISIPIAYFAARNTSPHPALRWLARGMTVLARSIPELVLLIIVITLVAGGPVWPSIVAIGLHSVGMIGKLFADAIEQIDEGPRIAIRAAGGGKLQEFVSGVLLQVLPSWVATVLHRNDINLRASAILGIVGMPGLGYELKASIDRLDYQRMLAAALILFALCVVMEIIATVLCSMILGRASAGKSLGSRLSRKLVTTTANGDGSLATIALPSPAKRRTSAPWTSRRIQVNLIGWLILAVLIWAVLYANINWPDVVNAVVNLPQRFSTLFPLSFGDTPAPKMMSLLWETFYIALAGTLIAVLFSVPFGSFAARNIAANGAVHKTFRLVLLAIRDIPELLLAIILILATGFGPIAGAFALGLGGIGLLGKLLADSFEEVDSGPETALKATGARRGQIYAAATFPQATPAFVGHIFYMLDSNVRAATVLGVVGGGGVGFVMFEATSRSQYNVVFTIALMILAIVLVIEGVSMWVRKALKS, from the coding sequence ATGGCTACTGGACTGAGTGCACCACCGAGTAACAGCAAAACAGTATTGCCGGCAGGAAGCGAACGCCGGTTATTGCCACGGCCTTCCGCTCGCTCGCTGGGTGTCGCAGCAGTGCTCTTGGCGCTGTTTCTAGGCGTCGTCGCGGTTTCCTCCCTTGGGCTTTCTGGGCCCCGGATCGTTTCCAGCCTGGACAAAATTGGCAAATTCTTAGCGCGCTCGGTGCCCATGGATTTCTCCGAGCCGCTCGTACTAGCTCAGCTAACGCTACAAACCTTGTCCGTGGTGATCTGCGGAACGCTTTTAGCCACCATTATTTCCATTCCAATCGCGTACTTTGCGGCCCGTAACACCAGCCCCCACCCGGCACTGCGCTGGCTTGCTCGCGGCATGACGGTCCTCGCTAGGTCCATCCCTGAGTTGGTCTTGCTCATTATCGTGATCACCTTGGTTGCTGGCGGGCCGGTCTGGCCGTCCATTGTGGCGATCGGCCTGCACTCAGTTGGCATGATCGGAAAGCTTTTCGCCGATGCCATAGAGCAGATCGACGAAGGTCCGAGGATCGCTATTAGAGCTGCTGGCGGCGGCAAATTGCAGGAATTTGTCTCCGGAGTATTGCTGCAAGTGTTGCCTTCTTGGGTGGCGACCGTGCTGCATCGCAATGACATCAACCTTCGCGCTTCAGCCATTTTGGGCATCGTCGGGATGCCCGGTTTGGGATACGAACTCAAGGCATCAATAGATCGTTTGGACTACCAAAGGATGCTCGCCGCCGCGCTCATATTGTTTGCGCTGTGCGTGGTGATGGAGATTATTGCGACAGTTTTGTGTTCGATGATCTTGGGACGCGCTTCGGCCGGAAAATCACTCGGGTCGCGGCTTTCTCGGAAGTTGGTCACGACGACGGCGAACGGTGACGGCTCGTTGGCCACCATTGCTCTGCCTAGCCCGGCAAAGCGAAGGACTAGCGCGCCGTGGACGAGCCGTCGAATTCAGGTCAATCTGATTGGCTGGCTGATCCTTGCCGTCTTGATTTGGGCGGTTTTGTACGCGAATATCAACTGGCCCGACGTGGTCAATGCGGTAGTGAACTTGCCGCAGCGTTTCTCGACTTTGTTTCCGTTGTCCTTTGGCGATACTCCTGCGCCGAAGATGATGAGCTTGCTTTGGGAGACGTTCTATATCGCGCTGGCCGGGACGTTGATTGCGGTGCTGTTCTCTGTTCCCTTCGGTTCGTTTGCGGCTCGCAACATTGCCGCTAATGGTGCCGTACACAAAACTTTCCGGTTGGTACTGCTGGCCATCCGAGACATTCCAGAATTACTGCTGGCAATCATCTTGATCTTGGCCACCGGATTTGGCCCGATCGCGGGCGCTTTCGCCTTGGGCCTTGGCGGGATTGGGCTCTTAGGTAAACTCCTGGCCGATTCCTTCGAAGAAGTGGACTCCGGGCCGGAAACGGCGCTCAAAGCCACGGGTGCGCGTCGAGGGCAGATTTACGCTGCAGCGACGTTCCCGCAAGCTACGCCAGCATTTGTTGGGCACATTTTTTACATGCTTGATTCGAATGTTCGGGCCGCAACGGTACTTGGTGTGGTCGGAGGTGGCGGAGTCGGCTTTGTGATGTTTGAGGCGACTAGTCGCAGCCAGTACAACGTGGTTTTCACTATTGCGCTAATGATTCTGGCAATTGTGCTGGTTATTGAAGGCGTCTCAATGTGGGTTCGGAAAGCTTTGAAGTCCTAG